The genome window TGAGCCGGTGCCAGTGCCAATAGTGAGGCAAAGGCTAATGTCTTGATTGAAGTTGTTACTGTCATTATACTTATTTTTTAGTATTCTTGATAAAACATTTGCAAAGATAACGGAAAATCTCCTTTATGAAGGATAAAAATCGTTCAATAAAGGGGATTTTTCGTTAAAAAGGGACTATTTCAATCATTTTTGCATAAAAGTCGTAATGCTTCGTGGAGCCAACTGCGTGGTTCCATCGCAACTTCCAATAGGCGCTAAACTCTCGGAAGAGATGTCACTGGTACGATACATCTGCCAATTTTTCTGCTCATGATTATCGAGTTGGAAGTTGACAGGCTTCACATCCTCAGAATAGTTGATTGCCACAATCACCCATTTGCCGTTGGCATTCTGATAGGCAGAACACATTACTCCGTAAGGGTCGTTGTAGCCTTCCTCTATCTGCTTTCCGTCGGCAGAAGTTGTAGCGATATCGAAGCGCTGGGCACCTGGACGGATAAAGCGGGAATAGTTGCCGAGTGCCCACATCAACTTGGAATCTACTGCCCAGCCGCTCTTCCATCCATCCTTGCTGTATATGCGGATGAGTCCATCGCGGTAGTCACCGCCTGCAGAACGCCACCAGCTCCAGCTCTCGGCATTGGCATATACCAGGTCATGATGGATGACACGAGCCACATAGAGGGCTGTCTTCATCGAGAAGTCGTAAGGAGTTCCGCCGCCAATCTCCTCGTCGTTGCCCATGATGCAGAGTTCTGTTTGCCAGAACTTGATGTTCTTCTGCTTACATGCTTCCCTAATCTTCATTCTGATTTCTCTCATGTATGGGATAGGGGTATTGGTCCAGTAGCTATGAGCACCGATGAGAGGGAGGAGTTGCTTGGTCTTGCCCAGATAGGTCTGCGTACTGTCCTTGGTGAAGAAGGAGTTGATTTCGTAGCCTCGCTGCCAGTCAGCCATGTGGGTGCCAAGCATGCAGCGATAGTCGCTCGACTCATTGATGAGAATCTCGGTGTTGAGCTTGTTTTTTACCAATGCTTTGCTTACCTCCTTTGCCACCTTGGCAAACTCGCGGTTGGTGGCTGGGGTTCCTTCCTGCTTCGGTCCTGTCCAGTTCCAATGTCCATCCGGCTCGTTGATAGGGCTGATGTAGTTGAAGTGGATGCCATCGTGCTCTTCGAT of Segatella copri contains these proteins:
- a CDS encoding glycoside hydrolase — encoded protein: MKYGALSALLIASINMQAAQEGTTRYTILTQSPEQHIQHFGASDAWSMQFLGLWSEKQQEQIADWLFSTENDALGKPKGIGLSIWRFNLGAGSEEQGEASQIQPGTRTQCFLNADGTYDWSKQAGQRKFLKLAKQRGVPYFLAFCNSAPVFYTKNGLATNTGRGGTINLKDDCYGKFGKFIATSLKGIEEHDGIHFNYISPINEPDGHWNWTGPKQEGTPATNREFAKVAKEVSKALVKNKLNTEILINESSDYRCMLGTHMADWQRGYEINSFFTKDSTQTYLGKTKQLLPLIGAHSYWTNTPIPYMREIRMKIREACKQKNIKFWQTELCIMGNDEEIGGGTPYDFSMKTALYVARVIHHDLVYANAESWSWWRSAGGDYRDGLIRIYSKDGWKSGWAVDSKLMWALGNYSRFIRPGAQRFDIATTSADGKQIEEGYNDPYGVMCSAYQNANGKWVIVAINYSEDVKPVNFQLDNHEQKNWQMYRTSDISSESLAPIGSCDGTTQLAPRSITTFMQK